GATGAACCCTTTGCTTCGCTTGATGCTTATACCCGTTTAATATTACAAAATTGGTTAAAACAAAAAATCGCAGAAGCCAATAAATATGCAATATTGGTAACCCACGACATGCACGAAGCCTTTAATATATCACAAGAAATTCATGTACTCTCTGGCTATCCAGCTGAAATTGCAAAGACCTACAGTGAGCCAGATAAAAATTTGTTTGTGCAATATGAAAACGAAATTTTAACCTTATTAGGTGGTGATTGTATATCATAAATTATTAAAACAAAAAAATAAACAGAAAATAACAATAATTTAAATAACATACATAATTATTCATAAGTTGATAATAATTTAATTTTACTTATTTACCAGAAACGAACGTATATCCCCGACTTCATAAGTCGGGGATATACGTGAGCTTAAAAGACCTTGCACCAAACGGTGCAAGGTTGAATTGAAAGCCTGACGAGGCATGCAAAAAGACGATAGGAATTTTTGCTTGTCGAAAGTTGGCTTTAGCCGTACTATTAATCAGACGTAATTATAATTATTAATTTTTGATATAGAAAATTTGATATTTAAATAAATCGGTAGTACCCTATAATTAATAGGGGAGATTCATGACGATTGAGTTAGATTCTAATAATCATTCTGTATTTAGTTTAAACTATCATTTGATTTTGGTTATTAAATATAGAAAAAAAGTTTTAACAAATCAAAAAATGTTATTGCGACTTAGAGAAATTGCAGAATATATTGGGATAAGCCACAATGTAAAAATTAAGGAAATGAATGGGGAAACTGATCATGTTCATTTTTTGCTTAGAACAAAACCAAACTGTGAACTTTCTAAATATATAAATGCGATGAAATCGGCTACAAGTAGACTTCTTAAAAAGGAATTTCCTGAAATCAAAAAAAAACTTTGGGAAGAATCTTTTTGGACAACATCTTATTGCTTAGTAAGTGTAGGCAGTGCTCCTATAAATGTTCTGAAAAGGTATATTGAAAGCCAAGGTGGAGTTGAGCATTAATGATAACAACATATCACTACAGAATTAAAGATTCAGGGAAAGCAAATAGGGTGCTATCTCAAATGTCTCGTTCTGTAAATATGGTATGGAATTTTTGTAAACAAACTCAACAAGATGCTCTTAAAAATAAATCCGTTAAATTAATAGATGATAAAAAATCGGATGAAAAAATTTCTATTCCGTATTTTTTTTCATCTTCAGAAATGGATGGATTAGTTGCAGGAAGTTCAAAAGAACTAGGTCTTCATTCTCAAACAGTTCAGGCTATTTCTCAAGAATACATCACACGTAGAAAACAATTTAAAACACTCTTGCGTTGGCGTGGTAAAAAATCTCTCGGATGGGTGCCATTTAAATCATCTGCAATTAAAATTCATAATGGAAAAATATCTTATAATAAAAATGAATTTTCTTTTTGGAATTCAAGAGAACTACCAGAGGATGCCAAAATAAAAACAGGCTCATTTTGTCAAGATAGAAGTGGGCATTGGTATTTAAATGTTGCTTTTGAAAGTGAGCAAACAGGAATTAAAAGGGATGAAGACAAAGAAATTGGGATTGATATTGGAATTAAAATCCTTGCAACATGTTCAAATGGTGAAAAGATTGATAGACCAAACTTAAGAAAAAATGCTTTAAAAAAACTTCGCTATTTAAAAAGATGCCAACGATTTGCACAAAGAAAACAATCAAAAAGTAAAAAATATCATTCTCTTCCAAAGTCAAAACAAGAAAGAAAACTGCATGTAAAAGTAGCCAATATAAGACAAGACTATTTGCATAAAGAATCTACAAAACTTGTTAAAAAATGTTCCCTTATTGTTGTAGGTGATGTTCCTTGTAAATTCATGAATCGCAATAAAAAGCTATCAGGAATATCACTCGATTCAGGAATAGGGATGTTTAAAAATATGTTGAAGTACAAAGCCGTTAGAGCTGCTTCAATATACAAAGAAATTTCAGAAAGAGATTCAACTCGGACGTGCTCAAAGTGTAGTGAAATACTACCACGGATCGGGCTTGGAGTAAGAACATGGACTTGTGAAAAGTGCAAAACGATCCATGATCGTGATGTCAATGCGAGTATAAACATACTCAACGCATACAAGAACATGTTCCCTATCGGGCATGATAGGCCGACTCGTACGAAGAAAAATTCTAGCTAGTTTTTCTTTTGTATCTAGGGAATCCCCTTCCTCAAAAAATCGACGTTAGGAGGTTTTTAGGCAGGGGAGGATGTCAATGACGATATTCTTTACTAACAGAACGATGTTAAAAAGGATATTTTTAAATGAAATATTTATTGCATATTTTTATTATTTTATTCATTTTTTCATGTGCAAAAAATAAAGAAAATTTAACCAGCGAAAATCTTAGAAAACCAGAAAATGATAACTATGAAAACAAGAACAATTTAAATAAACAGCAGAAAAATATTTACTTTGGCAAAAATGGTTCTGTATCTTTAAATACAGAAACAGACGAATATGTTATTACAAGCATTCCAGAAAATCTCCCAGACATTTCTATTCAACTCCCATTTAGCCTTATTTTTGATAGTCAGTTAACTGATTCTGTTTATAATACTAAAAGTTCTCTATTTCCTGCAAATAAATATTCTTTATTTAAAATCCCAGAAATAATTCCTTTTGATAAAGAACTTTCTGTTGAAAGCAGACCAGGAATTGGCAAATACGTTACTCTACAAATTTCTGGAAATATTGGCAATAAAAAAAATATCTCTTATTATATTTGTTACAACACAGAAAATTACAAACATGCAAAATTTAATTTTGTTATTCAAGAAACTGATGATTTTTACTCATACCCAATATGTGAAAAATATGAAAAATTAATTAACAATAGTATTGTTACTCCACTCAATATTGCGGCAGGGGATTATATGTTTTTAAACGTTTTAATGTTTAGAGCGTATGCAAAAGGGGAGTGCTATCCGGGTGTTGAAAATTGCAAAATATACTTTAAAACTGATATAAAGTATTATTTATCTTTATCATCAATTTGATTTATTTAAAATCATTTTATAATATGATTTTTTTTTATTTGTAAAATTAAGGTAGGATATTTTCTAATGAATTCTAAAAAAACAAGATTAGAATCAGTTGTAAAAGTTTCAAGCAAGGGACAAATTGTCATTCCAAAAAAATGGCGAAACGCAGTTAATATTTGCGAGGGCGAAAAGCTTATTATAAAAGTAAGAGAAGATCATGTTATTGAATTGATTCCTTTAAAAAAATCAATTGATGATCTTTTTAATTTTTTTGAAAAATCTTATGAAAATAATAAAAAAGATGACGAGAAATTGCTGCTTGAATTTTTTAAGAAAAAGTAATTTACGATAATTATGATAAAAATTAAATTTTCTATAGTTTTTAAATTTTAAAAACAAAAAAATTTATCGTTTTTTTGATATAAAATTAAAATTTTGGTTGCTTGACTAATTTTTTTGTAATAATTTGTTTTATGCAAAATAAACCTTGCAAAAAGCTAAAAAAATGGGAGCCCAAAAGCTCCCTAATTAGCATTAAATGCTTTCGAGCTTATCTCTTACTAAAACAAGCAGAGAATAAGACTTCTGATATGATATAAAACTTTTACTTTAGTATAACAAAATTGTCAACACCAAAAGGAACTCTCTCATGCTGCAAACAGAAACCACAAAAAAAACAACTGCAAATAATACGCTAGACACTAACAATTATACACTAGGCATCGACATGGGGGTTGCAAGCATTGGATATGCTATCATTGATGAATCCTCTAAAAAAATAATTCATATGGGAACACGTTGTTTTCCTTCTCCTGCAACCAATACCGACAACAATGCAGCGACAAGACGCCTTGCCCGGGCACAACGCCGAAACACAGCACGCAAAGTGATGCGGCGACATAAACTTTTTACTTATTTACAAAAACATTCTTTATTACCTCCCTTTACTCAAACACAATTAGAAATGCTCCATGCGCCCATACCAACAGAATTTTGCACCGTTGCTTCTAAAAGACGCGAAATGGTTAGAAGGTATGCACAATTAAGAAATCAAATTATGACAAGCCTCGATGCAACCCTTTTTAAAGAGTGGTTAAATTTTTTAGAGCACCGCCCTCATTATGCAAAAACTTATTTAAAAAAACTTCCAAATATTTTTATATACTTTTTAAGATCTATTGCACTTGACGAACAAATTGATAAATATTCTTTAGGCCGTATTATTTATTTTTTTGGTCAAAGAAAAGGTTTTTTAAGCAACCGTAAAAATTTAGCAAAAGAATTAGAAGATGAGAAAAAAAATAAAATTAGCTCAGCAGTTAATAGTCTTGCAGGCCACATACAAGAAACCAAATGTCGAACAT
This region of Spirobacillus cienkowskii genomic DNA includes:
- the tnpA gene encoding IS200/IS605 family transposase, encoding MELDSNNHSVFSLNYHLILVIKYRKKVLTNQKMLLRLREIAEYIGISHNVKIKEMNGETDHVHFLLRTKPNCELSKYINAMKSATSRLLKKEFPEIKKKLWEESFWTTSYCLVSVGSAPINVLKRYIESQGGVEH
- a CDS encoding transposase, encoding MITTYHYRIKDSGKANRVLSQMSRSVNMVWNFCKQTQQDALKNKSVKLIDDKKSDEKISIPYFFSSSEMDGLVAGSSKELGLHSQTVQAISQEYITRRKQFKTLLRWRGKKSLGWVPFKSSAIKIHNGKISYNKNEFSFWNSRELPEDAKIKTGSFCQDRSGHWYLNVAFESEQTGIKRDEDKEIGIDIGIKILATCSNGEKIDRPNLRKNALKKLRYLKRCQRFAQRKQSKSKKYHSLPKSKQERKLHVKVANIRQDYLHKESTKLVKKCSLIVVGDVPCKFMNRNKKLSGISLDSGIGMFKNMLKYKAVRAASIYKEISERDSTRTCSKCSEILPRIGLGVRTWTCEKCKTIHDRDVNASINILNAYKNMFPIGHDRPTRTKKNSS
- a CDS encoding AbrB/MazE/SpoVT family DNA-binding domain-containing protein translates to MNSKKTRLESVVKVSSKGQIVIPKKWRNAVNICEGEKLIIKVREDHVIELIPLKKSIDDLFNFFEKSYENNKKDDEKLLLEFFKKK